The Candidatus Binatota bacterium DNA window GGTCTGGGCGCTGACCGCGGCAATCTCAACCAGCACCGGAAAATCCAGGCGCAGCTCTTCGTTGCTGATGCCGCGGGTCGAGCACACGAGGCGAATCCCCTCTTCGAGCTCCACGATCACCACCGCGTAGGGGACCACCTGGGCAAAGGCACCGTGCAGTGGCCGGTGAGTCACCGTCCACGAAAAAACCCTGCCGCGGCCCGACACCTGCTCCCAGGCCAGCTCGCCCGCGCCGCAGCCAGCGCAGGCCAGGCGCGGTGGATGCTGCCAGCGCCGACAATCTCCGCAGCGTTGGAAGGCCAGGCGACCGGCGGCCAGTTCGCGGTACCACTGCCCCGCCACGCCCGGCGGCGTGGGAGCGGGCAGCGGATAGTCGGCCGCGTTTTTTTTCATCTCGCCCATCAGTCGGCCGCCAACACGGCGAGACTGCCGTCGCCGAAATCTCCCCAGCCGGTGACCAGGCCCAGGCGCGCATCGCGGACCTGTCTCGCACCGGCTTCGCCGCGCAACTGCCGGGTGGCCTCCACGAGGTGGTTCAATCCCCAGCAGTGGCCCTGCGACAGCAATCCGCCGTGGGTGTTGGTGGGATAGCGGCCGCCGTCGAGCGACAGTGTGCCACCCCGCACGAATTCGCCCGAGGCTCCGCGCTCGCACAGGCCCAGCGCCTCGAGCTGCAACAGCACCACGTAGGTAAAGCAGTCGTAGATCTGCAGAAAGTCCATGTCGGTGACGTTCACGCCAGCCATGCCCAGCGCCCGCGGCGCGGCGTGGTCGAGACCGACGCGGAAAAAGTCTTCGCGGCTGGCCATGTCGTCGGCCGGATAGGGATGACCCTCGGCTGCGCCCAGTATGCGCACCACCGGGCGGGCAAGGTCGCGGGCACGCTCGGTGCTGCTGACGATAACGGCCGCTGCGCAATCGGTTTCCTGGCAGCAGTCGAGCACGCGCATGGGCTCGCTGACAAAGGGGCTCTCAAGGTACTCGTCCATCTCCAGCTCACGGCCGCGCATGAGTGCGCGCTCGTGCAGCTGTGCGTGCCGGCGAAAGGTGACCGCCAGCTCGCCGGTGTCGCTGTCCCGCACACCGTAGAGCTGCTTGTGGCGCATGCAGATCAGCGAGTAGAACTGCACCGGCATGACGGCGCCGTGAGGAACGACAAAATCCACCAGCACGTCCATGGCCGAACTCGCCGTCACCCCGTGGCGTGGCGGGTCGCTGCCCTCGCGCGGGCGCAGAAAACTGTGGCCGTTCCAGCCCACGAGCACCAGCACGTTGGTGGCAAGGCCCGAGCTCACTGCCATCGCCGCGTTCTGCAACGAGGCCGTTGGCCCGGCGCCGCCGAGGGCGCTTATGGCCGCGTAGTTGAGCTCGGAAATACCAAGGTTGGCGGCGAGTTCCTCGGAGCTCGTGTACCAGGGCGGAGGCAGTATGCCGTCGATGTCGGTTACCTTGATGCCGGCGTCGTCGGCAGCCCGCCGCGCGACGTCCATCATCATCTCCACCGGCGTGCTCGCGCTACCCTTGAGGTAGTCGGTCTCGGCCACCCCTACGATAGCTGCCTTGCCGCTGAACGAGCCCGCGGTCATAAGCCCGTGGCGTGGCGGCCGGCGCGGCGACCGAAGAAGGTGCCGTCGCCGATCGACAGCCCGCTGCTGTAACCTGGGGCGGCGAGGCAGGCCGACGCGCGACCCGCTGCGTACAGTCCCTCCACCACGGCGCCGTCGGCCGCGAGCACGCGTCCGTCGGCATCGGTGGCCAGCCCACCGAGCGTGAAGACCGCGAACATCGAGTTTTCAACCGTGCAGTCCAGCGCGCCGTAAGGAGGGCGCAGCGGCACGAGGTAGGACTCGCCCTTGTGAAACCCGGGGTCACTGCCCTGCTCGGCACCGCGGTTGTACTCCGCGAGCGTGGCAACGAGACTGCCCGTTGGCAGGCCAAGGGTCTGCTCTAGTTCCTCGGCCGACTCGCCCACGCCGGAAATCGGCCGCTCGACCTCGGGCTTTTCCCAGCAGGCCTCGTCGAGTATCAACCAGGCCCGGCCCTGCTGCCCGTAGAGGACGCTGTAGCCGAGCGCGCCCATGTAGGCGTCTTCGTTTATGAAGCGTTGGCCTTGCCCGTTAACGAGTATGCCGCGCTGCAGGCTCTTGGGCGGTGTGAGCGGCAGCGAGATCGAGCCCATCTCCATGTTGATGGCATGGCCTCCGGCGGCCATGCCCAGGCCTATGCCGCTGCCGTCGTCGCCCTCGGCCCCCACCTTGAACAGGCAGCGGCCAGCTGTTGGTGCGTACTGCTCGAGCATCGAGCTGTTGCATATAAAACCTCCGGTGGTGAGCACCACGCCACCGCGTACGCGCACCGCCAACTCGCCGTCGGTGTTGGCCAGCAACGCGCCCACAACCGCACCCGCCGTGTCGACCACCAGCGCGGTGCAGCGCGTGTCGTAGAGCGTCGTGGCCAAGGAGGCCTCGACGGCCTCGGTCAGTTTCTGCATCAGCAGCCAGCCGGTCTGGTTGGCGGTGGCCGCGACATGCCCGCGCGGCGCCGGTCGCGCGATCTCGTTATATGGGTGGCAGTTCTCGCTGCCCGAATACACCAGTCCCTCGTCGCCAGGCGGCTCACCGCTGTAGTGGGGGTAGAAAACGGGATTGAACGGCAGGCCCAGCTCTACGAACCAGTCGTAGTGCTCAACGCTGTGCTCGCAGTAAGGACGCAGCTTGTCGAGGTCGGGCGCGTCGCCACACGAAGCGGCCAGGTAGGCGTACATCTGCTCGGCGCTGTCTTCAAAACCGCAGGCGCGCTGCAGGTCGGTGCCGCCGCCAAGGTAGATGACCCCGCCCGACATGGCCGAGGTTCCGCCGCCGCCGCTGGCGCGCTCCACGACCAGCACGTCGGCGCCAGCGCGGGCCGCCTCGATGGCTGCAGCCGCACCCGCACAGCCGAGGCCGGCCACGAGCACGTCGACCTCGCGGTCCCACCTGGCCACGTCGGCCACCGTGACCAGTTTCTGGCTCATTCCCTGTTCTTTCATGCCCGCAACCACTTAGTCCCTGAAGCGCCGCCACACGCCATCGCGCCGTGCGCGCAACACATGAGCCCGCTCGGCCGGCGTTACCCTGGCCGTGTCGGCGGGCAGCGCGGCGTCGAGATCGCCAAGTTTGACCACGCGGTAGCCCTGCTCGGGCACCGAGTCGGCCAGCAGGAAGCGCGGGGTGAGCATTCCCTCCGTGTGGCCGGCGGTGTCTATCCAGTTGGCCACGCCGGGGTCGGCCATGCTTATCACGCCGCGAAACATGCCGTCTGAATCAATGCGCGCCTGCTGTCCGTTGAGACTCGACTGCCGGTAAGTGTAGTCAAAGCTCTCGCCCCACCAGTTGTAGAGCTGGAAGCTCCAGTAGTGACAGGGCGGCGGCGTGAACTCCACGAGCAGCGCCTCGTCGGGCTCGATGCGAAACCAACCAAAGCCATAGTCCTGCAGGGGGTCGGTCACCGACCTGCCCTTTTCGATCATGATGAC harbors:
- a CDS encoding thiolase family protein, yielding MTAGSFSGKAAIVGVAETDYLKGSASTPVEMMMDVARRAADDAGIKVTDIDGILPPPWYTSSEELAANLGISELNYAAISALGGAGPTASLQNAAMAVSSGLATNVLVLVGWNGHSFLRPREGSDPPRHGVTASSAMDVLVDFVVPHGAVMPVQFYSLICMRHKQLYGVRDSDTGELAVTFRRHAQLHERALMRGRELEMDEYLESPFVSEPMRVLDCCQETDCAAAVIVSSTERARDLARPVVRILGAAEGHPYPADDMASREDFFRVGLDHAAPRALGMAGVNVTDMDFLQIYDCFTYVVLLQLEALGLCERGASGEFVRGGTLSLDGGRYPTNTHGGLLSQGHCWGLNHLVEATRQLRGEAGARQVRDARLGLVTGWGDFGDGSLAVLAAD
- a CDS encoding FAD-dependent oxidoreductase, which encodes MKEQGMSQKLVTVADVARWDREVDVLVAGLGCAGAAAAIEAARAGADVLVVERASGGGGTSAMSGGVIYLGGGTDLQRACGFEDSAEQMYAYLAASCGDAPDLDKLRPYCEHSVEHYDWFVELGLPFNPVFYPHYSGEPPGDEGLVYSGSENCHPYNEIARPAPRGHVAATANQTGWLLMQKLTEAVEASLATTLYDTRCTALVVDTAGAVVGALLANTDGELAVRVRGGVVLTTGGFICNSSMLEQYAPTAGRCLFKVGAEGDDGSGIGLGMAAGGHAINMEMGSISLPLTPPKSLQRGILVNGQGQRFINEDAYMGALGYSVLYGQQGRAWLILDEACWEKPEVERPISGVGESAEELEQTLGLPTGSLVATLAEYNRGAEQGSDPGFHKGESYLVPLRPPYGALDCTVENSMFAVFTLGGLATDADGRVLAADGAVVEGLYAAGRASACLAAPGYSSGLSIGDGTFFGRRAGRHATGL